GCGGCGAAGGCGCACCTGGACTCCATGCGCTCCTGGTGGGTCTGGGGTGCCGCGGTGGCCGCCTACCTGATTGCCGTCACCCAACGCACCAGTTTCGGCGTGGCGGGACTCGAGGCCACCGAACGCTTCAACGCCACGGCGTCTATCCTGGCCACCTTCTCCGTCGTCCAGCTCGTTGTGTATGCGGGACTGCAAATCCCCGTTGGCATCCTGGTGGACCGCTGGGGCCCGCGCGCGATGATCACCGGTGGCGCCGTGCTGATGGTCGTGGGCCAGGGACTGCTGGCCATGGCCGAATCGGTCGGCGCCGGACTGGTCGGGCGCTTCTTCGTGGGAGCCGGCGACGCCATGACCTTCGTGTCGGTGATCAGGCTGCTGCCCGCCTGGTTCTCCAGCTACCGCATTCCGATGCTGACCCAGGTCACCGGCATGATCGGCCAGCTCGGTCAGCTGCTGAGCCTGATCCCCTTCGTCGCCCTGCTGCACCGGTGGGGCTGGAGCAGCGCCTATCTGTCCCTGGCCGCGCTCTCGGTTCTTGCCGCGGCGCTGGGAATCCTGCTCGTGCGCGATAGGCCGCGCGCCATCGCCCGGCCGCCGGCGCTAGCCACACCGAAATCCGGGGCGCTGCTGGCCGCCGCCTGGCGCGAGCCAGGCACCCGGCTGGGCTTCTGGACCCACTTCACCACCCAATTCACCACCAACGTCTTCCTGCTCACCTGGGGCTACCCGTTCCTGGTCTCCGGCCAGGGCGTGGCACCGGCCACCGCCTCCCTGCTGATGAGCATGTTCGTCGTGGTGGCCATCGTCTTCGGGCCGCTGGTCGGGGCAGCCACGGCGCGCTACCCGCTGCGCCGCTCCACGCTGGCCTTCGGCGTCATCGGGACGATTGCCGCCTGCTGGGCCGTGGTGCTGTTCTGGCCCGGCGGTGCACCGCTGTGGATGCTGGTCATCCTCGTTATCGCCATCGCCGTCGGCGGCCCGGCCTCGATGATCGGCTTCGACTTCGCCCGCACCTTCAACCGCCCGGGCAACATCGGCACCGCAACCGGGGTGGTCAACGTCGGCGGTTTCCTTGCCGCGCTGATCACGGTCTACGTCATCGGGTTGATCCTGGACCTGATCCAGCGCGCCGCCGGAGAGGGTGCGGAGCTCTACACGCTCGATGCCTTCCGCTGGGCCATGTCCTTCCAATTCATTCCGATGGCGGTCGGAGTGATCGGCATGCTGCTCAGCCGCCGCACCGCGCGGGCACGGATGGCGAGCAACGGCACCATCGTCCAGCCGCTGCTCGTTGCGCTCGCCCGGCGCCGGCGCCAGTCCTAGCCGGAGGATCGGGCCGGCGTTGTCCACAGCGCTGCGGGGTGCCCCTGCCGCCCTCGCCCGGGCAGCGGGATCGTGATGCCCATGACTACCTCACCCGAAACCCACTCGCTGAACCGTCCCGAGGACGTCCTCGCCTACATCCCGCACGCGCTCGGTTTCCAGCCGCGCAACAGCCTGGTGATGCTGATCCTGGAACGGAACGCGCTCAGCGCCACGCTGCGCGTTGACCTGCCGCTGCTCGGCCCCGGAGCCGACGACACCAGGATCGCCGCCCGGCACTACCTGGGCATCCTGCGCAAGGTCCAGGAGGCCACGGCGGTTTTCCTGGCCGTGTACCCACCCGAATGCGCCGATCCGCATCCCGGCCCCCTGCCCTACAGCGGGCTGGTCGCCGAGCTGGGCGACCGGCTGCGGGGTGCCGGGATCCAAGTGCGCGACGCCTGGCTGGTGGGTCCCGAAAGTTGGTACAGCTACCACTGCCAGGGGCCTGGCTGCTGTCCGGAGGCGGGCCATCCGGTTCCCGAGCTCGCGCTGACCGAAACCCACCTGCGCCTGGTCGTGGCCGGAAGCGCCCCGACTCATGAGCCCTGGGACGGATCCGGGGCTCCGGCCTGGGTAAACCGCGGCCAGATCCGCGACCACTTGGAGTTGATGCTGGCACGTTTCGCCGGCCCGCAACGCCACGAGCTGTTGCTGCGCCGCTGGGGCGACCTGCTGGCCCAGGACCCGGCGGCAGCCGAACGCCGGATGCGTTCCGATGCCGTCTTCTGCGCCTCGCTGCTTGCGACGCTGCATGAGAAGCCGGTGCGCGACATGCTGCCCTTTCTCGCTGGCCACGGGCTGCGCCCGGCCGTGTGTGCGCTCGCCGAAACAACGGCCGATGCCACACCGGGTGCCGCGGCCGCGCTGTTCAGCGGCTTCCTGCTGGGGCACAGCGAGCTGGCGCCGGACTGGCGGCGCCTGGATGGGTTCTGGTATCTCCTGCGTGATCTGCTCGGTGTGGCAGCGGGCGCGGACGAGGCGGCCCTGCTCTGCCTGCTGGCGTGGATCGAATGGGCACGCGGGCGCGGCAGCTCGGCCCTGGCGCTCCTGGGCGGCTGTCTGGCCAAGGAGCCCGGTTACCGTCTGGCAGTGCTCCTGCGCCAACTGCTTGAACAAGGTGAAATGCCCGATTGGGTGGCGGACAAGGACCGTGCATGGCATCCCGAGGCGATGCCGGCCGCCTCCGCGTGAGCCTCTCGGGACGGGCATGGTGAAAATCTCGTTGCTTAATCGGCTCCGATGCCCATGTACTACTTGAAGCGTGAGAGACTGGTAACCAGTAGACCCGGTTGGGTCCTCGTTCATGGGCTTCGGCCCGTGTTTCCCGTGCTGGACCGGTGGGGAACAAATGCTCGGTTTCAGGCGTTTTGCATTGCAGGCCCTGGGTACCGATCCGCCGTCAGGCGGGACGCGGACTTGACAGGGTCATAGTGGTGTTGCCGACAGGTGCATCGCGGACGAACCGTGAGAAAGGTATTTCGTGTCATCATCTGAGACGACCTCCAAGGCTAATGCTGCCGATCTGCCCGAGGATGAGGCATCGATGACGCCTCAGCAGAAGGCCGCCCGAACGCGTGCACGCAACAAGGCCATCAAGGACGCCGGCGGCACGGTCCCGAGCGCCAAGAAACCCGCTGCCAAGTCCAAGTCCAAGTCTGACGCCGAGGATGTCGACGGCGAGGACGTGGAGCCCGAGGACCACGACGACGACGAGTCGACCCCGGCCGCAGCCACGGTCCCCGAGGACGGTTCCAAGGGCTTCGTCCTGACCGCCGACGAGGACGATGCCCCGCAGCAGCAGGTCATGGTCGCTGGTGCCACCGCCGACCCGGTCAAGGACTACCTGAAGCAGATCGGCAAGGTCGCCCTGCTGAACGCCGAGCAGGAAGTCGACCTGGCCCTGCGCATCGAGGCCGGTCTGTTCGCCACCGAAAAGCTGCTCGCCGATGACGGCTCCATGGACAAGCGCCTGCGCTGGGACTACGAACAGATCGTCCACGACGGCAAGATCGCCAAGAACCACCTGCTCGAGGCCAACCTGCGCCTCGTCGTGTCGCTGGCCAAGCGGTACACCGGCCGCGGCATGCTCTTCCTGGACCTGATCCAGGAAGGCAACCTGGGCCTGATCCGTGCCGTCGAGAAATTCGACTACACCAAGGGCTTCAAGTTCTCCACCTACGCCACCTGGTGGATCCGCCAGGCGATCACGCGCGCCATGGCCGACCAGGCCCGTACCATCCGCATCCCGGTGCACATGGTCGAGGTCATCAACAAGCTGGCCCGTGTCCAGCGCCAGATGCTCCAGGACCTGGGCCGCGAACCCACCCCGGACGAGCTGGCAGCCGAGCTGGACATGACCCCGGAAAAGGTCGTCGAGGTCCAGAAATACGGCCGCGAGCCGATTTCGCTGCACACGCCGCTGGGCGAGGACGGCGACTCGGAGTTCGGTGACCTCATCGAGGACTCCGAGGCAGTTGTCCCGGCCGACGCGGTCAGCTTCACGCTGCTGCAAGAACAGTTGCACTCGGTGCTGGACACGCTCTCCGAGCGTGAAGCCGGAGTCGTTGCCATGCGCTTCGGCCTCACGGACGGCCAGCCGAAGACGCTGGACGAAATCGGCAAGGTCTACGGCGTGACCCGTGAGCGCATCCGCCAGATCGAGTCCAAGACCATGTCGAAGCTGCGACACCCGTCGCGCTCGCAGGTCCTGCGCGACTACCTGGACTAAAAAGCGCTGCCGGGTCCCGAGGGCCCGGCTTCAGCCGAGGCGCTGTGCCGGTGGTGGGGAATGACTCCGCCGCCGGCACCGTGCGTTAAGGCGCCGGGGCAACCGCATGGCGGCGGTACGCCGGTGCCGGCATGGACCCTGGTCCGGTCTCGTGCTGCCCCGTGGCGGTCAACCGAGCGGGCGAAGGACGAGTTAAGCGACGTGGGGGCCGCAACCGATCAAACGGTTGCGGCCCCCACGGTTGACCTGTCCGGGCCCGGTGCCATCAGCACGGCGGTACCGGGCGGATGGTGCTAATCCTCTTCGTCGATTACCGGCTTCTCGTTCAGCCGGCCCGTTTCGTCCTGCCACTCGGTGGTCAGCGGGCGGAGCTTGGCTTCCACGGCGCGGGCGTGGTGGCCGCAGAAGAACAATTCTCCACCAGAGGTCTCCAGGACCGCGCGGACGTAGGCCTGAGCCCCGCAGCGATCGCAACGATCCAGGGCATTGAGTTCCCTGGTGACTGCTGTTGCCGTCATGACGACCTCCCTCATCTAGATGTCTATTCAATAGAACCAGTTTCAACCCCGAATCCAGCCTTTTTTAAGCCACTTTCGCTCACCGCGTAGCATGATCCACGGTGAGCTGCCCCTCAGTGTGGCGCGGAAGGCTCCAAATGACGGGGCCGGGCACTACGCTTGAGTGGTCTATCCGCAGGACAACGAGGAGTAACAAAAACCGTGGCCCAGAGCTCTGACTACAACGCACGACACCTCTCGGTGCTTGAAGGCCTGGAAGCCGTGCGCAAACGCCCCGGCATGTACATCGGGTCCACCGATTCGCGCGGCCTGATGCACTGCCTGTGGGAAATCATTGACAACTCGGTCGACGAGGCACTGGCAGGCCATGGCCAGTCCATCGCGGTGATCCTGCATCCCGACGGCTCGGTGGAAATCCACGACGACGGCCGCGGCATTCCCGTCGACGTGGAACCCAAAACCGGGCTCACCGGTGTCGAGGTGGTCTTCACTAAGCTGCACGCCGGCGGCAAGTTCGGCGGCGGCTCCTACACCGCCTCCGGTGGTCTGCACGGCGTCGGAGCTTCCGTCGTCAACGCGCTTTCGGCACGCCTCGACGTCGAGGTCGACCGCGGCGGCAAGACCTACGGCATGCAGTTCCGCCGCGGCGAGCCCGGTCGCTTCATCGACGCCGGCAAGGCCAAGCCCGATGCTGCATTCGAGCCCTTCGAAAAGGAATCGGTGCTCGATGTCGTCGGCAAGGCCAAGCGCGGCGTCACCGGCACCCGGGTCCGCTACTGGGCCGACCGGCAGATCTTCACCCCCGACGCGAAATTCTCCTACGTCGATTTGCAGGCGCGCGCCCGGCAGACATCCTTCCTCGTCCCGGGCCTGAAGATCACCCTGCGCGATGACCGGCGACTTCCCGGCACCGAGGGCGAAGCCGGCCCGATCGAGGAGGTCTTCCACCACGACGGTGGCATCTCCGAGTTCGTCGAGTTCCTGGCCAACGACCCGGCGGTTACCGAAACCTGGCGGATCCACGGTTCGGGCACGTTCAAGGAGTCCGTGCCGGTGATCGACGGTTCCGGACACAGCCGCATCACCGAAGTCGAGCGCGTCTGCGAGGTCGACATCGCCCTGCGTTGGGGCATCGGCTACGAGACGAACCTGCGTTCCTTCGTGAACATCATTTCCACGCCCAAGGGCGGAACTCACCAGACCGGCTTCGAGCAGGCGCTGCTCAAGACCTTCCGCAAGGTGATCGAGGCCAATGCCCGCAAGCTCAAGGCCGGCAGCGACAAGATCGAACGCGACGATGTCGCTGCCGGACTCACAGCTGTGCTCACGGTGCGCCTGGCCGAACCGCAGTTCGAGGGGCAGACCAAGGAGATCCTCGGCACTTCCGCGGTGCGTCAGATCGTGTCCAAGGTGGTGGAGAAGGAACTGTCGGCCAAGCTGAACTCCTCGGCGAAGAACGAGAAGACCCAGTCGGCGATGCTGCTGGAAAAGGTCGTCAGCGAGATGAAGTCGCGCATCTCCGCACGCGTGCACAAGGAGACTCAGCGCCGCAAGAATGCGCTGGAAACCTCCTCGCTTCCCACCAAGCTCGCCGACTGCCGCAGCACCGACACCGAGAAGACCGAACTGTTCATCGTGGAGGGCGACAGTGCCCTGGGCACCGCCCGGCTGGCGCGCTCCTCGGACTTCCAGGCCCTGTTGCCGATCCGCGGCAAGATCCTGAACGTGCAGAAGGCCTCCGTCGCCGACATGCTCTCCAATGCCGAGTGCGCGGCGCTGATCCAGGTGGTCGGAGCCGGTTCCGGGCGCAGCTTCGACATCGCCCAGGCGCGCTACGGCAAGATCGTGCTGATGACCGATGCCGACGTCGACGGGGCACACATCCGCACCCTGCTGCTTACCCTCTTCTTCCGTTACATGCGCCCGATGGTGGAAGCCGGGCGCGTCTACGCCGCAGTGCCGCCGCTGCACCGGGTCGAGGTCATCAACCACGGCTCGAAGGAGAACGAGATGGTCTACACCTACTCGGAGACCGAGCTGCATCAGGTCCTGGACGGCCTGGAGCGGGACGGCAAACGCTACAAGGAGCCGATTCAGCGCTACAAGGGCCTAGGCGAGATGGACGCGGACCAGTTGGCCGAGACCACGATGGATCCGCGCCACCGTACGTTGCGCCGGGTCGGGTTGGAGCACGCCGAATCGGCTGAGCGGGTCTTTGACCTGCTGATGGGGTCCGATGTCGCGCCGCGCAAGGACTTCATTATTTCGGGCGCCGAGCGCCTGGAACGCGACCGCATCGACGTGTAGCGCGAATCGCCCCACCGTTTTTTGCCTGGGGAGGCGGGGGCGGCGCTGGGGCGGGGTTGCCGCGGTCCTGCCCGTCGGGCAAGGTGGAGACCTATCCGAAAAGTCCGGGGGCCAGCAGCAGGACGGTGGGTACGGCCATGAGCAAAACGGCCACGGCAAGCACCGTGGAGCGGAATCCGGCACCCAGCGCCGGTTCGGGTGTAAGCAGGCGGCTCAGCCGGGCGGAGGTGGTGGTCGGCGTGTCGATCTTCTCCCCGCCTCCGCTGACCAGCGATGCGGCGGGCAGCTGGGCCGCCCCGCTGGCCACCAGTGCGATGGCGGTGACGAGGGTCGACTTGTCCACTGAGCGCAGGGCGACGTCGTCCGCCATGATCTCGATCAGCGAGGAAACGGCGCGCTGGGCCAGTTTGGAGGTCGGCAGCCAGGGCAGCGCCGAGCGCCAGGCCGCGAACGCCCACAGTAGCAGGTGGTGGCGCTGGGCCAGATGGGTTTCCTCATGCAGCAGCACGGCGCGCAGCTCGGTCGGGGAGAGCAGCTTCATCAGGCCCTCCGACAGCACCGTGACCGACCGTGACCCGCCGGGCAGGCAGTAGGCCACCGGCGCCTCGTGGTCGATGACCAGTGTGGCTGGCCGCTCGCTGGAGGGGGAGCTGAGCAGGTGCAGCATGTCACGATGCCGGCGGCGCTGGCGGTTGATCCTGAAGTACGTCAGCCAGAGCGTGAACACCAGATGTACGGAGAGCAATGCGGCGGCACTGAGCGCAAACGCGTGCAGGATGCCAAGTGAATCAAGTGATTCCTGGCCTAGCAGGACCCTGATCAGTCCCCGCAGGCCATCGGGCAGGTTGTCGCCCAGCGGTACTAGCCCGTAACAGAGCATGGCTCCGATCATGGAGAGCCCGCCCGCCAGGGCGATGGATTGCCAGAGCACCATCGCTGCAAAAGGGGATCGGGCCGGCCAATGGGCGCGCGAAAGCATGACCGGTGCCGGCCATGCCAGCACTAAGGCCAATGCG
Above is a window of Paeniglutamicibacter cryotolerans DNA encoding:
- a CDS encoding DUF7455 domain-containing protein yields the protein MTATAVTRELNALDRCDRCGAQAYVRAVLETSGGELFFCGHHARAVEAKLRPLTTEWQDETGRLNEKPVIDEED
- a CDS encoding MFS transporter; this encodes MRSWWVWGAAVAAYLIAVTQRTSFGVAGLEATERFNATASILATFSVVQLVVYAGLQIPVGILVDRWGPRAMITGGAVLMVVGQGLLAMAESVGAGLVGRFFVGAGDAMTFVSVIRLLPAWFSSYRIPMLTQVTGMIGQLGQLLSLIPFVALLHRWGWSSAYLSLAALSVLAAALGILLVRDRPRAIARPPALATPKSGALLAAAWREPGTRLGFWTHFTTQFTTNVFLLTWGYPFLVSGQGVAPATASLLMSMFVVVAIVFGPLVGAATARYPLRRSTLAFGVIGTIAACWAVVLFWPGGAPLWMLVILVIAIAVGGPASMIGFDFARTFNRPGNIGTATGVVNVGGFLAALITVYVIGLILDLIQRAAGEGAELYTLDAFRWAMSFQFIPMAVGVIGMLLSRRTARARMASNGTIVQPLLVALARRRRQS
- a CDS encoding RNA polymerase sigma factor, which gives rise to MSSSETTSKANAADLPEDEASMTPQQKAARTRARNKAIKDAGGTVPSAKKPAAKSKSKSDAEDVDGEDVEPEDHDDDESTPAAATVPEDGSKGFVLTADEDDAPQQQVMVAGATADPVKDYLKQIGKVALLNAEQEVDLALRIEAGLFATEKLLADDGSMDKRLRWDYEQIVHDGKIAKNHLLEANLRLVVSLAKRYTGRGMLFLDLIQEGNLGLIRAVEKFDYTKGFKFSTYATWWIRQAITRAMADQARTIRIPVHMVEVINKLARVQRQMLQDLGREPTPDELAAELDMTPEKVVEVQKYGREPISLHTPLGEDGDSEFGDLIEDSEAVVPADAVSFTLLQEQLHSVLDTLSEREAGVVAMRFGLTDGQPKTLDEIGKVYGVTRERIRQIESKTMSKLRHPSRSQVLRDYLD
- a CDS encoding DNA gyrase/topoisomerase IV subunit B, yielding MAQSSDYNARHLSVLEGLEAVRKRPGMYIGSTDSRGLMHCLWEIIDNSVDEALAGHGQSIAVILHPDGSVEIHDDGRGIPVDVEPKTGLTGVEVVFTKLHAGGKFGGGSYTASGGLHGVGASVVNALSARLDVEVDRGGKTYGMQFRRGEPGRFIDAGKAKPDAAFEPFEKESVLDVVGKAKRGVTGTRVRYWADRQIFTPDAKFSYVDLQARARQTSFLVPGLKITLRDDRRLPGTEGEAGPIEEVFHHDGGISEFVEFLANDPAVTETWRIHGSGTFKESVPVIDGSGHSRITEVERVCEVDIALRWGIGYETNLRSFVNIISTPKGGTHQTGFEQALLKTFRKVIEANARKLKAGSDKIERDDVAAGLTAVLTVRLAEPQFEGQTKEILGTSAVRQIVSKVVEKELSAKLNSSAKNEKTQSAMLLEKVVSEMKSRISARVHKETQRRKNALETSSLPTKLADCRSTDTEKTELFIVEGDSALGTARLARSSDFQALLPIRGKILNVQKASVADMLSNAECAALIQVVGAGSGRSFDIAQARYGKIVLMTDADVDGAHIRTLLLTLFFRYMRPMVEAGRVYAAVPPLHRVEVINHGSKENEMVYTYSETELHQVLDGLERDGKRYKEPIQRYKGLGEMDADQLAETTMDPRHRTLRRVGLEHAESAERVFDLLMGSDVAPRKDFIISGAERLERDRIDV
- a CDS encoding M56 family metallopeptidase, whose product is MLLTSYLLAALALVLAWPAPVMLSRAHWPARSPFAAMVLWQSIALAGGLSMIGAMLCYGLVPLGDNLPDGLRGLIRVLLGQESLDSLGILHAFALSAAALLSVHLVFTLWLTYFRINRQRRRHRDMLHLLSSPSSERPATLVIDHEAPVAYCLPGGSRSVTVLSEGLMKLLSPTELRAVLLHEETHLAQRHHLLLWAFAAWRSALPWLPTSKLAQRAVSSLIEIMADDVALRSVDKSTLVTAIALVASGAAQLPAASLVSGGGEKIDTPTTTSARLSRLLTPEPALGAGFRSTVLAVAVLLMAVPTVLLLAPGLFG
- a CDS encoding DUF4192 domain-containing protein; its protein translation is MTTSPETHSLNRPEDVLAYIPHALGFQPRNSLVMLILERNALSATLRVDLPLLGPGADDTRIAARHYLGILRKVQEATAVFLAVYPPECADPHPGPLPYSGLVAELGDRLRGAGIQVRDAWLVGPESWYSYHCQGPGCCPEAGHPVPELALTETHLRLVVAGSAPTHEPWDGSGAPAWVNRGQIRDHLELMLARFAGPQRHELLLRRWGDLLAQDPAAAERRMRSDAVFCASLLATLHEKPVRDMLPFLAGHGLRPAVCALAETTADATPGAAAALFSGFLLGHSELAPDWRRLDGFWYLLRDLLGVAAGADEAALLCLLAWIEWARGRGSSALALLGGCLAKEPGYRLAVLLRQLLEQGEMPDWVADKDRAWHPEAMPAASA